The window NNNNNNNNNNNNNNNNNNNNNNNNNNNNNNNNNNNNNNNNNNNNNNNNNNNNNNNNNNNNNNNNNNNNNNNNNNNNNNNNNNNNNNNNNNNNNNNNNNNNNNNNNNNNNNNNNNNNNNNNNNNNNNNNNNNNNNNNNNNNNNNNNNNNNNNNNNNNNNNNNNNNNNNNNNNNNNNNNNNNNNNNNNNNNNNNNNNNNNNNNNNNNNNNNNNNNNNNNNNNNNNNNNNNNNNNNNNNNNNNNNNNttgtacaactttgaatattatctaatatgttttcaattttaattttaattttatatttttgaatttaaatttcaaaaattttatttttaaaaaaaaattattttttttttaaattccgagaaaatgaaccctcggaaatttccgacggaattccgaggaaatgaatttccgaggaaagaaaaaattccgaggaattatttccgagggcttgtttcgtcggtatgtcgtcggaataacgttattccgacgacataccgacgaaacaagccctcggaaataattcctcggaattttttctttcctcggaaattcatttcctcggaattccgtcggaaatttccgagggatttccgaggaaaaatgaatttccaaagagttatttccgagggcttgtttcgtcggtatgtcgtcggaataacgttattccgacgacataccgacgattttttccctcggtatgctGCTGTTTTATTGTAGTGATAATTCCGGGTCGTTACAAACTGCTTGCCAAGTGAGCGGAGGTTGAGCGCTGGGTCTTCCTTGCGAAATGTTGATTGGAGAGTAGTGAAAGATCGGAGACCAAGGCGAAAAATACTCTTTTTATTTATGGATATTACAttccagcaaaaaaaaaaagtaaatataactaaaaacataaGTTAAAAATGTTTAACTCCTAAGAAAAGGGTATAGCTCATACCTTACATCACACTCCGTACCCAAAACTCTCCCTCCTTGTTTAATGTTGTTGTTTTCGAAAATCTTTGAGATACTCCATGTCAAACAACTTTTACAATCCTTTATATGTTCTAAACATTGCACCAttgcatataatttattttttccgaGCTTTTTTTCTCCTGCCGCGTAAAATATGATACGACTATCCATCGCCCTCATGGCAAACAGTTTTGCATCCCCCCTCACGTTATTTGGGTTGTGCATAGAAAAAGTGTTGTTATAGTTAGTCGGGACtggatttttttcttcaatcGTACTAATATAGAGAAGACATTGATCGTACCATGCATATTATTcctcctttgtttttttttttttttgactaaaggctttcaaattaaatataaacgAACTATTACATGATAAGACGAAGGTCTTATAGCTGGATAAAGTTTGCATGAAAGTGGTTGAATCTCCTCCTATGAAAACACAGAGAAAGAGACTAGAGTAACCAACAATACATGAAAGACAAAAGCTAGTGATAGGATCCATGGCCGCGACGACCACGTTTTCCTCGTCCTCTAACTGTCTTCCAATCCATGTCTTGGTATTTGGTTGGGAGTTTTATTTCCCTTCCACCTCTTGTCAAGCTGAATGAGCTAGAAGGCTCTGTCACAACTTCATCCACATCTCCTAACAATGTGAAACGAGAGGGGCTCTCAAAAGCACAAGCGTTAGATGATGTGGTTAAGGGATCAACAACTAAAGTTATTCCTCCTTTGTTACTCGGAAATCTTTTACGAAACTGCAATATACAaccatatatgttttatataatttgaaatgaTGATCTAATATTTCAGTGAAACCTCTCTTctcatatttatttgtataggaaatgaatgtttttatgttttggagAATGTAAATAACTAAAGATTTAAATAACAGCACTTGTATAAATAATTTGCAGCCTTGAGTAAGATAGTTGCatttaataaaaacatcttTAGTATTAATTCGATTTCTACACaatttatgataaattattataaatggtGGAGCAAAGAAAAAGTCTAGAGTAAAAATGTTTTACTAAGTTTAaactactaaaaataaaatcaaaatcgtGAATGAAATAGGTTTTATAATACTTCATctgttttaaaatgatttatgttttagagttttcaaccatattaataaaatttattaaattttaattataaatgtattttttttgtgacgAACTACTCCCCGCAACTTTTAGCCAATCAAAATTCGATAAATgcaattaattttaacaaagtttacaaaaataaatgattaactctttcttttggtttttattcCAATTCTTTGTTACACATGATGTAATAAATAATTACGcagaataaatttaatattcattcaaaaaaatagtaaaaagtaGGTATTTTATGTTACACTTTCAGTTTTTTacgaagtttacaatttactattattaactaataaaaagtattaaaatataaaaatgtatttttgagtTTCAAAACGTggattattttgaaacagagtatgttataattttgtaagtataataataataatttgaaaaaggCCATCgcttttaatttaaactaaaacttGACCCGCATGTCCGTGCGggtgtttgatttaatttttatgtacattaatattatttatgtgtttagtggttaatatttttaatatttaccatatatttaaatttttatatgactttttaaatataaaaattgaataagTTACATGATATAATGTAATTTACGTGAAAGGAAAAAGTTGGTTTGGtcaattttttgtttgcttgtcACATGGATATTATAGGTAGagctaaaaataaactaatttgtttacttgtcacaaaattaataatttttaggatgaataaaaaaagaatgaaaatatgTGGATATATTATCATGGTTAGCAATTAATGATGAAATTATGAAGAGtgaaataagaaagaaaaagtgtaataaaattgttgaaaaatattttgtacttcagttttaataagataaattttaattcattGGCTAATTGGATATAAGAGAAAAGAGTTTGCATATTTTCGGCGGCATAAATAGAGGAGCAAAGAAAAAGTCTAAAGTAAAAATGTTTTACTAAGTTTAaactactaaaaataaaatcaaaattttgaatgaaATAGGTTTTCTAATATTTCAtccgttttaaaataatttatgttttagagttttcaaacatattaataaattttattaaattttaaactataaacgTATTTTTTTGTGTGATCAACTACTCTCCTCAACTTTTAGCCaatcaaaatttgataaatgCAGTTAATTTTAACAAAGgttacaaaaaaacttattacTCATTCTTTGTTACACTTgatgtaataaatattttaggcagaataaatttaatattcattcAAAGACCTAATGCACCTTTGGCACAGACCAAGAACCGGACATTAACTATATGTAAGTTCACATATtatatgatttcatattaaCTGCTTTTGACATTATCTTAACTTCTTAATTAAAATTGACAAATAATCAAACCTATGTACGTAACGTAAGCGAAGCAAAATTGGTCCATTAAGCACActaataaatcatattaaatcATAGGCAATTCTCCATAATAGcatctttttagtttttgtttcaaaaataggATGGCAAggtaaaaatcacaaaaataacatccATTAACCGTTCAAATGACTCTAATACCCTCAATAAATAAtacaactaacaaaaaaaagacgCGCTTTCTCTCGGCGTCATCTCCtacgatctctctctctcacgacgGTGGCACCAAGACGACGAGCACTGTCATCAACTCCGGCGACGACGAGCATTGTCATCATCTCCG of the Brassica oleracea var. oleracea cultivar TO1000 unplaced genomic scaffold, BOL UnpScaffold01148, whole genome shotgun sequence genome contains:
- the LOC106320955 gene encoding cysteine-rich receptor-like protein kinase 6, producing MALENQSFVISSELMIVLVVAEVNWDFVALFRKRFPSNKGGITLVVDPLTTSSNACAFESPSRFTLLGDVDEVVTEPSSSFSLTRGGREIKLPTKYQDMDWKTEEIQPLSCKLYPAIRPSSYHYAWYDQCLLYISTIEEKNPVPTNYNNTFSMHNPNNVRGDAKLFAMRAMDSRIIFYAAGEKKLGKNKLYAMVQCLEHIKDCKSCLTWSISKIFENNNIKQGGRVLGTECDVRYELYPFLRS